The genomic segment AAGAAAAGCGGAGCTACCGCTAATGATATCGATAAGCTTGGCCAAAGATATAATGAATTGCTAGCAGCCTATCGACGAATTATTCAATGGGCATTAGAAGGCCGTCTAAAAGAATCATCTTCTGTTAAAGATGCTACGCTTACCCTAAACCTTTATAGAGGCGCATATAGACAGAAGCAATATGAAAGATCTTTTCAGCGGGAAGGTTGTGTCTATGCGACAGAATCCAAGACAATAGCATTAATGTTTACTCTAAAGGCTTTCGAGCTAGGAGATGCACCTATGGATACCGTATTATTATATGAAAACATTCCTATAAATGCGATTAATGGTTATTGGCGGCTTTATCCGGAAATGATAGGACGACCCAAAGACCAATGGGAGTATAATATAGATCTTTCTCTAAGAGAAGAAAGCGATGTGAAGGAGTGCCGCTTTGAAGAGCTTCCTGATAACTCCTGGGATTTTTCTTTATCGTCTACCACGCCGCCCGAACCAGTAACTTCGCCCGCAATTGCCGTAGGGCCGGCCGCCGGGCCGCGGCGCACGGGCGGCTCACCGCACATGGCGTCCTTCGACGAAGCTCAGGACGCCATCCCGAGCGATAGTCGAGGGATGGCGGCGGAAGATGATAATGCCGCACAGCAGGGAAGAGATTCGGGGTCGCCGCAAGGATCGTCCCCGGGTACTTACGTTTATCCTTCGTTAGATGTGATCGATTCATTCTTCCACCGTAATTACATAGATAAAGGCATATACTTTGAACAACATGATTTTGAACAGTCCAAAAAGATAGTGGATGAAATTTTAAAGCGCGGTATGCAGAAAATTATGGTTGTCGGTGACAGTTTACAGGTGCTGCCGATCTACCTGGCCTTGTTAGGGAGAGATGTCATTTATGTAGAAGAAAACAGCGGAGGAGCGACTTTAAGAGAAGGTATATATGGCGATGTTATTGATGATATAAGAAAAGAGGGATTTAACAATATTTATCTCTTGAAAGTAATAACCAGTGAGATAGGCTCTCTCGACCTTGAAGCACAAGGATTGGAAGCAGGGAGTTTCGACCTTGTTACATTGATAGATTTGGGATGCAATCCTGTTGGCGATCCTGCGCAATGGTTTACAAAGACAAAGGAATTACTCAAGTCGCAAGGATATATTGTTACCGATGAGACAGATTGGACTGTACACGAAGCGACGGAAAGCCTTGTATCGCAGAAACCGGCCCCTACTCCAGGATTAGCAATGACTGCTTTTTCAAAAGTCTTTCCAAGCGCAGAACGAGTTATGGCGGATCGGATAATTGGCACATATAGTTGGATGACTGGCGTGTCGAATAATGTGATGTATAAAATCTTCGGTGATGATAAAGGCAGGACTACCCCGGCGCCGGCTACCGGGCCGCGGCGCGTGAAGACCGATCCGAACATGGCGTCCTTCGACGAAGCTCAGGACGCCATCCCGAGCGATAGCCGAGGGATGGCGAAGGAAGAGCAGGGGGCAGGTCCAATCTCAGATTTGAAAGCGTCCCTGGATATAGATATCATATCATCGGCCCCGGATGCGGCAAAGGGGAAGGAAGGTGAAAGGCCGCCCCAACCCGTAATATCCCGGGAGGTTTTATATTCTACAGTACGCGAATTCTTAAAATATATGAACACGGCCCTTTCGGAGATCAGAGGGCTTTTGGACGACCTCAGCAAGGAACAGAGCAATCAGCAAGCACGAATAGCCATCATCAATAAGTTGCGAAATATGAATACAATTATTGTAACAAGTATATTTCAAAAATTTCATAATACGAAATACAAATGGCTTGGCTATGCGGCAGGAAATAAAATTGCTGTGATGATCAATCGTCTGGGACTACCAGCAATGGATGTAAAACGTTTACAGGCAACTTTTGAAAGACTGGGTGGCTTTGTAAACGCGCTTTCGCTAATAGTAGATTCCGGTAAGCTTGAAGAGCTCGAGAGATACAAAAGAACAGAATATATGCTTGATGTTTCGGAATTGCGAAGCGACGTTATATCCATGCCCCAAGGGCCTGATCGCAAGACCGAATCCCCGGACATGGCGTCCTTCGACCCTGCTCAGGACGCCATCCCGAGCGATAGCCGAGGGATGGCGAAGGCGAAGGATGAGGATGGTATGGCGTCGCATGAACTGTCCCCAAATTCAGGTTCATTATATAATGTAAGTCTTAAAAAGTTAACTGATGATGTGTGGTATGTCGTAGGTCCAAAAGGTGACTATTATTACCGTACTGAAATTGTACCCTCACAAGGTAGTGCCGTTATTATTGAGCTATGTTTGTATCAAGAGTCGGTAGGCGGATATAGCTTTTCTTTAACAGAAAATAAACTAGGCATGATAAATGTGTTCACCGATTTTCGTGGAACAGGCGCGGCAGACGTGCTGCTTGAAGATATTTGCCAAAGAGTATTTAAAGGCGACCGTAATCATAAATTTAAAGCAGATATTACACGTCATGACTCGCCTCGCGCAGCTATAGGAGAATTCTACGGTAATATTGATGAATACAGAAAGGCTGTGGGAATGCTGAGCGAAGTGACATTATCATTGTCATCAATTTCCGCAACGGCCGCGTCGCAAGAGCCCAGGCGCAAGGGCCAGTCCCCGAACATGGCGTCCTTCGACGAAGCTCAGGACGCCATCCCGAGCGATAGCCGAGGGATGGCGGCGGAGGATGAAGGCGCCGGGGTGTCCCCATCCGGGATGGCCCCCTCTGCGGCCCCCTCTGCAGATAGAGAGCCGAAAGAATGGCAAGAGCTTAGCCTGCGGGAACGAGCAAGAAGACGCATCGCTAATTTATATATGGAGATTTATAAGAAATTGGGTTGGGTGAATATAGATGAAGAAGATAAGACAATTCATATGCACGAATCCACGGAAGTCAGATATGGTAAATTCGAGCGGACATTCCCTGAAGCAGTCGATGAATTGGTGCAATTCGCCGGGATTAGGGACGGCACCAGAGTTTGTGATTTCGGATCAGGAGATGGCTGGACGGATTACAGGATTGCGACATACGGCGCAGTTGTTGACGGGATAGAAGAAGACGACTTCCTGTTTCAGTTGTCAAGCAGGATAAGAAAAAGGCTTATGGCCGCGGTGAATAGTCGCTTCGATGGAGTATTGTCGGCCGAAACAGCCGGAGAAATGACAAGAGTAATAAATTCAGTAAATTTTGAAAAAACGGATGGTTTTAGTGGTGATATCAAATATTCGGATTACGATGTCGTATATCTATATTATCCGGAGCCGCTGAATGGAGAAGAATTTAACAGAAGGCTAAATTCCGTCATGAGTGATCCGGGTAATGGACTGGGAGAAGACGCTGTCTTTATTGTGTTGCGTCAAGCCGGATATAATCCTATTCCTTTAAACGGGTTAGAACTGGTTGATTTCCGTGAGGTAGCAATAAAATCTGTTTTACATGTGGATAAAAGTGTACTGTATAAATATCGCAGAAAAGCTAAAAAAGAAGGTTCTGAAATTATACCCACAGGACTTACCGCAACGCCTGCCGAAGCTGGGGCCAGCCCAAAAGGGGACACCCTGTCTTCGGCCGCGCCGAAGAACCGAGCGGAAGCATTAGGCAAATTCAGAGTAGGGGCCACGGCCTTGCGCAATGCGCTCGGTGATACCGTAGCGCAGTCGGCCGAGATGAGCGTCTCTCCGAACAAGAATGTCCTCATTCTATACGCCGATAGCATATTACAGCAGGGCGGGGCGGTAGATGTCGAAGAGACTGTGCGAAAGGCAACGATGCTATCCGGCGCTACGCTTATTATTTACGGACGCCTGGGCGGGTATGCCGATATCCTCGAAGATATGATTAAGTCCGCGAATCCAACAGTTAAGATAGTGAAGATAGGGACGACAGCCGAGTTCGTCTCGAGGACAGGGATAGGGTACGATAAACTGGCGGACGAGGCCGGCGAGCTCGAATGTGTAGTAAATTTCGCTAAGAGGCAGGGGATAGTCAACGGCACCAATACATTCCTCGGGGTCATAAAAGGCAAGACGGATGATGCGTGGATAGACGGTATCAGGCAGTTCGCGGGCGAGAAGCGTATCCCGGTGGTCCTATACGCGGGCGAAGGTGTGTATCCGTTCTCGGCGGCCCTGAAAGCCGTCATCAATATCGCTAATGACGACTCTCCAAAAAAGAAGTGGTTCAACGAGCTTCCACCGATCGAACGGCGTTCTTCAGAGATAGATAACGCTTACGAAGACTACAGGAGGTCGCTCGAAGCGGCAGTGAGCGCGTAGAACCGATTCAACCTCCGAGGTTGAATATCAGTTAAATCGTGAATTCAACCTCGGAGGTTGAATTCACGATGACGCTGTACGCAATACGCCGTACGCAATACGGAAGTCAGTCATCACAAGTTAAAGCCCGAGTCAATTGGGATAGGGTGCCTTTTCCCCGAGTTAAGGTGCCCTATCCCAGCTCGGGCTTTTTGTTGAGCGAGATGATTTCTCATGGTCAATGGGCAACTTGCAGAGTGGAGTAAGAAAAAAATAGTTGCAAGAAAAATCGTATTTTTACCGTCTTATATATTGGGTAGACCGGTGCCAAATGGGCGTAAACTTAAGTTTATTAGACGTTGAAACGTTATTATGGAGGATAAATATGAAAGGTTTGAAACCGCAGGACTTGGTAGAGGATAAGATTTATATAATTCGCGGGCATAAGATTATACTAAGCACCCACCTGGCAGGGTTGTATCATGTGAAAGCTAAGGCGCTGATTCAGGCGGTAAAAAGAAATATTGACCGATTTCCCGGTGATTTCATGTTCCGGTTAACGTGGGATGAGACCGCGGCTTTAAGGTCACAGATTGTGACCTTAAAGAGCGATGAGGCCGCCACAGGTAAACATATCAAATATTTGCCATATGCTTTTACGGAACAGGGTGTCGCCATGCTCTCAAGTGTACTTAATAGTAAGCGGGCAATTCAGGTTAATATCGCAATAATGCGTGCATTTGTAAAATTAAGACAAGTTTTGTCTACCCATAAAGAATTTGCCTATAAGCTTAATGAGCTTGAACGGAAGGTTGAAAATCATGACCAGGAGATTCGTTCTATATTTGAGGCTATTCGTCAGTTAATGGCCGCTCCCCCGGAGAAACCGAAGCGGAGAATAGGATTCAGGCAGAATTAGTCCGCGCAGAATTTTACCTCGTACAGTTTCGTGTAGACAGATCCTTGAGGAGTAAGGGTGCTCTTGAATAGAACGACTGAGGAGACCGGCTGGTTTTTAGTTGTAAGTTTTAAGTTGTAAGTTGTAAATTTTTCTTTAAGCGCCTGCTTATTCTTCGGCGAACGGACGCGGCCGATGGTGAGATGAGCCGCGAAGGGGCGAGTCTCTTCCTGGAATCCGAGTCTTGATGACGCGGTATCTATTCTCTTTGCCAGGCCTGCCGATTCCGCGGCGCCTTTATCGAGTCCGACCCAGATGACGCGGGGGAATTCTATATTGGGAAACGCGCCGATTTCTTTAAGGCTTATCTCGAAAGGCCTTGTGCCTGCGGCGATTCCATCAAGCGCATTTTTCACTTCCTCACACTTCTCTTCGGATATCTCGCCCAGGAATTTCAACGTAAGGTGAATATTGTCCTTATCGACCCATTTGATGTCAGCTCCGGAATATTTGAGGTGGCTCTCGACCCGGGCAAGCGTTTCTTTAATTTCGTCAGACAATTCTATGGCTATAAATGTTCTCATATTTTTAAATACAACTTACGACTTATAACTTACAACTGCCGTCTAACCAAGTCTAATACAGCTTGAGACGCCTGGAACTTAATCTCTTTCCGCGAGCCGCTGAAACGGCATTCCTTGACTATGCTTTTTTTACCGGAAACAAGCGCTATGTAAACAAGCCCAACCGGTTTAGATCTCGTCCCGCCGCCGGGCCCTGCGAGCCCGGTTATGCCTATCCCTATATCGGTGCAGGCAAGGAACCTTGCGCCTTTAGCCATTTGAAAAGCGACTATCTTAGAGACTGCGCCGTATTTTTGTATGGCTGCAGGCGAGACGCCGAGCAGATTGACTTTTATGTCATTGGAATACGCCGCCAAACCCATTATGAAGTATTTTGAACTACCCGGAACATCGGTCAACCTGTCAGAGACAAGCCCGCCGGTGCAGGATTCGGCCACCGCTATCGTCATCCTTTTCCCGGTAAGCAGTCTCGCGACCGAACCTTCGATCGTTTCATCGTCGCAGCCGAATATCTGGTCTTTCAATCTCGCCCGGATCTTATTTTCTACACGAGCGATGCTCCTTGCCGCATGGACAGCGCTCTTATCCTTAGTC from the Candidatus Omnitrophota bacterium genome contains:
- a CDS encoding ORF6N domain-containing protein yields the protein MKGLKPQDLVEDKIYIIRGHKIILSTHLAGLYHVKAKALIQAVKRNIDRFPGDFMFRLTWDETAALRSQIVTLKSDEAATGKHIKYLPYAFTEQGVAMLSSVLNSKRAIQVNIAIMRAFVKLRQVLSTHKEFAYKLNELERKVENHDQEIRSIFEAIRQLMAAPPEKPKRRIGFRQN
- the thpR gene encoding RNA 2',3'-cyclic phosphodiesterase, giving the protein MRTFIAIELSDEIKETLARVESHLKYSGADIKWVDKDNIHLTLKFLGEISEEKCEEVKNALDGIAAGTRPFEISLKEIGAFPNIEFPRVIWVGLDKGAAESAGLAKRIDTASSRLGFQEETRPFAAHLTIGRVRSPKNKQALKEKFTTYNLKLTTKNQPVSSVVLFKSTLTPQGSVYTKLYEVKFCAD